From the Priestia koreensis genome, one window contains:
- a CDS encoding Nramp family divalent metal transporter, which translates to MKDEQKTLSAFEQSAQDVLSGKTKGWKRILPFLGPAFIASVAYIDPGNFATNIAAGSQYGYMLLWVVLVSNLMAVLIQSLSAKLGIATGHNLPELAREYFPKPVSVGLWIQGELVIMATDLAEFIGAALGIYLLFGLPLFPSALLAAVGSFAILELQRRGARFLEAGIAAMVFVVVLAFGLQTFLAHPDGQSIVRGLFVPQFQGVDSVLLASGILGATVMPHAIYLHSSLTQKRVRGTNDREKRLIFRFEFIDIIIAMIIAGAINASMLIVAAALFFKNGLNIEDLDVAFTQFDHLIGPFAAIAFGVGLLSSGLSSSSVGTMSGDVIMQGFIRRRIPIYLRRFITIIPPLVIIGLGVNATTALVVSQVILSFGIAFALIPLILFTSKKKVMGSLVNHPMTTIIAWIIAVLVVCLNIFLIYQTLFL; encoded by the coding sequence ATGAAAGACGAGCAAAAAACGCTGTCAGCTTTTGAACAAAGCGCTCAAGATGTCCTAAGCGGAAAAACGAAAGGCTGGAAGCGAATTCTTCCTTTTTTAGGCCCAGCTTTTATCGCCTCTGTGGCGTACATTGATCCTGGTAACTTTGCAACAAATATTGCAGCCGGTTCTCAATATGGCTATATGCTACTATGGGTCGTTCTTGTTTCAAACTTAATGGCCGTTTTAATTCAATCGCTTTCTGCTAAGTTAGGCATTGCAACAGGACATAATCTACCTGAATTAGCACGCGAGTACTTTCCAAAACCGGTTTCTGTTGGTTTATGGATTCAAGGAGAGCTCGTCATTATGGCGACCGACCTAGCCGAATTTATTGGGGCGGCTTTAGGAATTTATTTATTGTTCGGACTCCCGCTCTTTCCTTCTGCTCTTCTTGCAGCTGTTGGGTCATTTGCGATTTTAGAACTGCAGCGTCGCGGTGCTCGCTTTTTAGAAGCAGGGATTGCCGCGATGGTGTTTGTCGTGGTTCTGGCCTTTGGGTTACAAACATTTTTAGCCCATCCAGACGGTCAGAGTATTGTGAGAGGGCTTTTCGTTCCACAGTTTCAAGGTGTGGATAGCGTATTGTTAGCATCGGGTATTTTAGGGGCAACCGTTATGCCACATGCGATATATTTGCACTCTTCTTTAACCCAAAAGCGCGTGCGTGGTACAAATGATAGGGAAAAGCGGCTAATTTTTAGATTTGAATTCATCGACATTATCATTGCGATGATTATCGCTGGAGCAATCAACGCAAGCATGCTGATTGTCGCTGCTGCTCTTTTCTTTAAAAACGGATTAAATATTGAGGACTTAGACGTGGCCTTTACTCAATTTGATCATTTAATTGGGCCATTTGCTGCCATTGCATTTGGAGTCGGTCTTTTATCCTCTGGGCTCTCGAGCTCTTCTGTTGGGACGATGTCTGGGGATGTGATTATGCAAGGATTTATCCGCAGACGCATTCCGATTTATTTACGACGATTTATTACCATTATCCCGCCTCTTGTCATTATCGGTCTTGGGGTGAACGCAACAACGGCTCTCGTCGTCAGTCAGGTTATCCTATCGTTTGGCATTGCCTTTGCTCTTATTCCGCTCATTCTGTTTACAAGTAAGAAAAAAGTGATGGGATCTCTCGTCAATCATCCCATGACCACGATCATAGCTTGGATCATTGCGGTGTTAGTCGTTTGCCTAAACATTTTTCTGATTTACCAAACATTATTTCTATAA
- the lepB gene encoding signal peptidase I, whose amino-acid sequence MSSGTKEFLSWVKAIVIAVVIAFLIREFLFTPSLVKGESMMPNLQDGNRLIVSKVSKLERYDEIIFHAPDADEDYVKRIIGLPGDTVEMKNDTLYINGKEVPEPYLKESKAKLQEGEVFTPDFTLTEITGKKKVPADSLFVLGDNRPVSKDGRYFGFIKKDSVVGEVKARIWPLNEIGNPE is encoded by the coding sequence ATGTCAAGCGGAACAAAAGAATTTTTATCATGGGTTAAAGCCATTGTCATCGCAGTAGTAATTGCTTTTTTAATTCGCGAATTTTTATTTACGCCATCGCTTGTAAAGGGAGAATCAATGATGCCAAACTTGCAGGACGGCAACCGATTGATTGTGAGCAAAGTGAGCAAGCTCGAGCGCTATGATGAAATTATTTTTCATGCTCCTGATGCCGATGAAGATTACGTAAAACGCATTATTGGATTACCTGGTGATACAGTGGAAATGAAAAACGACACGCTCTATATAAATGGAAAAGAAGTGCCAGAGCCTTACCTTAAAGAAAGCAAAGCAAAGCTTCAAGAAGGAGAGGTTTTTACACCAGATTTCACGCTTACTGAAATTACGGGTAAAAAGAAGGTTCCTGCTGATTCGCTTTTCGTACTAGGCGATAATCGACCTGTTAGTAAAGATGGACGCTATTTCGGCTTTATAAAAAAGGATTCAGTTGTAGGAGAAGTAAAAGCCCGCATTTGGCCACTTAATGAAATTGGAAATCCAGAATAA
- the spoIIP gene encoding stage II sporulation protein P: MKHPNVGKVNGLKSNMKLVNLLIVFTIASFLLISLLASPLLKTDVASSTMYKFLSKYKTEAMMYVLGSENPYFLQGLDKPVKMPSLSSTALQLATNIHITDVRTLLGNELPGFSFYDSEILAGEGLHYTEFPIESAPPLDVVLKERAEVSKEVAEWNKESEKPSPGPAISGRKVYIYHTHSWESYLPLLGLTGDPNENKAVDAKTNISSLGNLLAKKLNANGIGTINDQTNVGTKLNEKKWGTSKAYAISREMVQEAMAKNKSLDFFLDFHRDALRKKSTTTTFNGKSYAQIVFVVGEENPNFEKNKQFANDLHKRLEEKYPGVSKGVLGKKGKKVNGIYNQDLSPNSIVVELGGVDNTAAELQNTIDAFADIFSDYFFKAEKVNG, from the coding sequence TTGAAGCATCCAAACGTAGGCAAAGTAAACGGTTTGAAATCAAATATGAAGCTTGTTAATTTATTAATTGTTTTTACCATTGCTAGTTTTCTCTTAATATCGTTGCTTGCCTCTCCTTTACTTAAAACAGATGTGGCGTCCTCGACAATGTATAAGTTTTTGTCCAAATATAAAACAGAGGCTATGATGTACGTACTCGGAAGTGAAAATCCGTATTTTTTACAAGGATTAGATAAACCAGTTAAAATGCCCTCTCTATCATCAACCGCTTTGCAGCTTGCCACCAATATTCACATTACGGATGTGCGAACGCTGCTCGGAAATGAGCTTCCTGGATTCAGCTTTTACGACTCAGAAATTTTAGCAGGGGAAGGGCTTCATTATACGGAGTTTCCCATTGAATCTGCTCCACCTCTTGATGTCGTCTTAAAAGAACGAGCAGAAGTAAGCAAAGAAGTAGCGGAATGGAACAAAGAAAGTGAAAAACCGTCTCCAGGTCCAGCTATAAGCGGACGTAAGGTGTATATTTATCACACACACAGCTGGGAGTCCTACTTACCTCTTCTCGGTCTAACAGGTGATCCGAACGAGAACAAAGCGGTTGATGCGAAAACAAACATTTCGTCGCTCGGAAATCTACTTGCGAAAAAACTTAACGCGAATGGCATTGGAACGATTAATGATCAAACAAACGTCGGAACAAAATTAAATGAGAAAAAGTGGGGAACGTCTAAAGCATATGCGATATCAAGGGAAATGGTCCAAGAAGCGATGGCGAAAAACAAAAGCTTAGACTTTTTCTTAGACTTTCACCGTGATGCGCTGCGGAAAAAGAGTACAACAACAACTTTTAACGGCAAATCCTATGCACAAATTGTGTTTGTCGTAGGAGAAGAAAACCCAAACTTTGAGAAGAACAAGCAGTTTGCTAATGACCTGCACAAGCGATTGGAGGAAAAATATCCAGGTGTAAGTAAAGGGGTCCTTGGTAAAAAAGGAAAGAAAGTAAACGGCATTTACAATCAGGACCTTTCACCAAATTCAATCGTCGTGGAGCTAGGAGGAGTAGACAATACGGCTGCTGAGCTTCAAAATACGATTGATGCATTCGCAGACATATTTAGCGACTACTTTTTCAAGGCTGAAAAAGTAAATGGGTAA
- a CDS encoding FtsW/RodA/SpoVE family cell cycle protein codes for MKKKERLNYNIIFVLFLMLCASVIAIYSAQQTHQYPTNFAVRQVMWYGVGAVIIALAMIPDTEQMDKLTWYFYWFNIAILVLLVVSPEAIAPKKNDAKSWFVLPGVGSIQPSEFMKMGLILALSKVITKHNETFKLRNFHTDLKLLWKMAFTTLLPILLVMLQPDLGTALVIMFIFTVMLFMSGVTWKLITGLYGIIGTIGASILYMVLYHPKILSTYLHVSQYQFNRIYAWLDPESYKASLSYNYMQAVTAIGSGRMNGNGFFRDHVLYVPEKHSDFIFSAIGESFGFVGGSIVISLFMLLVYNIVIVASNTKEPFQSYICAGIIAMITFHVFENIGMDIGVLPITGIPLPFISYGGSSLMSSMLAIGIILKISYESNQYMFD; via the coding sequence GTGAAGAAAAAGGAACGGTTAAATTACAATATTATTTTTGTGCTGTTTTTAATGTTGTGTGCAAGTGTTATTGCCATATATAGTGCCCAGCAAACGCATCAGTATCCAACAAATTTTGCGGTGAGGCAAGTCATGTGGTACGGGGTGGGGGCAGTTATTATCGCTTTAGCGATGATTCCAGATACGGAGCAAATGGACAAGCTCACCTGGTATTTTTATTGGTTCAATATTGCCATTTTGGTTTTATTAGTGGTTTCTCCAGAAGCAATTGCGCCTAAAAAGAACGACGCGAAAAGCTGGTTTGTGCTACCTGGAGTTGGTTCTATACAGCCATCGGAATTTATGAAGATGGGACTCATTTTAGCGCTGAGTAAAGTCATTACGAAGCACAATGAAACGTTCAAATTGCGAAATTTTCATACAGATCTGAAGCTATTATGGAAAATGGCGTTTACAACGTTACTTCCTATTCTATTAGTCATGCTGCAGCCTGATTTAGGAACAGCGCTTGTTATTATGTTTATTTTTACCGTGATGCTGTTTATGTCAGGGGTGACGTGGAAGCTCATTACGGGGTTGTATGGAATCATTGGAACGATAGGCGCTTCTATTTTATATATGGTTCTCTATCACCCGAAAATTCTCTCGACCTATTTGCATGTTTCACAGTATCAATTTAACCGCATTTATGCGTGGCTCGATCCTGAGAGTTACAAAGCAAGCTTGTCCTACAATTATATGCAAGCTGTTACCGCGATCGGTTCTGGAAGAATGAATGGAAACGGATTTTTCAGAGACCACGTGCTGTACGTGCCGGAAAAGCATTCGGATTTCATTTTCAGTGCCATCGGAGAAAGCTTTGGATTCGTTGGAGGAAGCATTGTCATTTCCCTTTTTATGTTATTAGTATACAATATTGTTATAGTCGCATCGAACACGAAGGAACCGTTTCAAAGCTATATCTGCGCAGGTATTATTGCAATGATTACGTTCCACGTATTCGAAAATATTGGGATGGACATAGGGGTCTTGCCGATTACAGGAATTCCGCTTCCGTTTATTAGTTACGGGGGGAGCTCGCTTATGAGCAGTATGCTCGCAATTGGAATCATCTTGAAAATCAGCTATGAGTCCAACCAATACATGTTTGATTAA
- a CDS encoding DUF2500 domain-containing protein: MGPENDYLFDIMSVLFPIIFFGILGLFFFGVLSSIFQWKRNNKQPRLKVPARVVTKRMKMRGGESDSTSYFTTFEVESGDRMELQVDGGYYGQLVEGDEGMLSFQGTRFLEFNR, translated from the coding sequence ATGGGTCCGGAAAACGATTATTTATTTGATATAATGAGCGTCTTATTTCCGATTATATTTTTTGGTATACTCGGTTTGTTTTTCTTCGGAGTTTTGAGCAGCATCTTTCAGTGGAAGCGTAATAACAAGCAGCCTCGCTTGAAAGTTCCTGCAAGAGTCGTGACGAAGAGAATGAAGATGAGGGGCGGGGAATCAGATTCTACGAGCTATTTCACAACGTTTGAAGTAGAGAGCGGGGATCGTATGGAGCTTCAGGTTGACGGGGGTTATTACGGTCAATTAGTAGAAGGTGATGAAGGAATGCTGTCCTTTCAGGGGACGAGGTTTTTGGAATTCAATCGCTAA
- a CDS encoding YidH family protein: MEKEQTVDSTYIQQHLASERTYLAWIRTAIAIVGVGFLVTNLHFNKLSEMSTWADTVVTTIGFLSVALGVLTIIVSTVSYMRKRGQINTQTFKASYGNVIFLSVSLLVIFVAFFVYLLKVMTHM; the protein is encoded by the coding sequence ATGGAGAAGGAACAAACCGTTGATTCAACGTACATACAGCAACACCTCGCAAGTGAGCGTACGTATCTTGCCTGGATTCGTACAGCGATCGCCATTGTAGGCGTAGGTTTTTTAGTAACGAATCTACATTTTAATAAGTTGTCTGAAATGTCTACGTGGGCGGATACCGTGGTCACGACGATCGGCTTTTTATCTGTTGCTTTAGGTGTGCTCACGATCATCGTATCAACCGTCAGCTATATGCGTAAACGTGGTCAGATTAATACGCAAACGTTTAAAGCATCGTACGGAAACGTCATCTTTTTATCGGTGAGCCTGCTCGTAATTTTCGTTGCTTTTTTCGTATACCTTCTAAAAGTGATGACTCATATGTAA
- a CDS encoding lipid II flippase Amj family protein, producing MTLVLILLLTTVIHAAETSSYSIRLGGIRLRKIAVALSLTGIVLLISRTSNLFQAPMLGGIVDQAKQHGSTTDVLHVFRLVLLAGSFGTLLSIVLYPTFTRLATKVITRFEVEGSIVALMKVSNIQKLTRTRTYVRAPKISMIKRLRVGGVPKRLMLTNMVITSIYTTGVLAALYASVLDPTHATTSSMASGVVNGAATILLTLFLDPHIALMTERALNETQGADSMSKAYGWLMISRFFGTLLAQVILIPAAHWISWVSGFLS from the coding sequence ATGACACTTGTACTGATTTTATTGTTGACGACCGTTATTCACGCGGCAGAAACGTCTAGCTACAGTATTCGGCTAGGCGGCATTCGCTTACGAAAAATTGCGGTTGCGTTATCACTTACGGGGATTGTGCTTTTGATTTCGAGGACATCTAACTTATTTCAAGCCCCTATGCTCGGCGGCATCGTCGATCAAGCTAAACAGCACGGCTCTACGACCGACGTGCTTCACGTCTTTCGCCTTGTGCTTCTTGCGGGTTCATTTGGAACACTTCTATCCATTGTGCTCTATCCAACATTCACACGTTTGGCAACGAAAGTAATCACCCGTTTTGAAGTAGAAGGCTCTATTGTTGCCCTTATGAAAGTATCCAATATTCAAAAGCTCACACGAACGCGTACGTACGTAAGAGCACCAAAGATTAGTATGATTAAACGTTTACGTGTTGGAGGCGTACCAAAGCGTCTCATGCTAACGAACATGGTCATTACCTCGATCTACACGACAGGGGTTTTAGCTGCCCTCTATGCTTCTGTGCTAGACCCTACACATGCGACTACTTCTAGTATGGCGAGTGGCGTCGTTAACGGAGCGGCAACTATTTTGTTAACGCTATTTTTAGATCCGCATATTGCGCTTATGACCGAACGAGCGCTTAACGAAACTCAAGGGGCAGATTCAATGTCAAAAGCTTACGGCTGGCTAATGATTTCACGTTTCTTCGGAACGCTCTTGGCACAGGTAATTCTCATACCAGCTGCCCACTGGATTTCATGGGTGAGCGGATTTCTATCCTAA
- a CDS encoding STAS domain-containing protein — MAAPTEDHSFDVQCQLVHKRILHQKERILESLSTSEKNGSQYEQEMTSLLTWRKELIEVYANIFTMSNQKGTDYINKWGREMSQLLVQTRIPLDVAVEEIRKYRSIIGDLIKDQGNQQDYSLNTFFSLISFFYDMVDQTIYAISLHYLQQHQHQLNTAETAVDELSIPVVVIQDGLGVLPLVGDIDTRRAGLLMELALQKSSDDKLKWLIIDLSGVPIIDTMVADQLFKVVSALKLLGIETMLSGIRPEIAQTMTHLGIEFASVSTFSTLQRALQHIGFNLIEGQ; from the coding sequence ATGGCAGCTCCTACTGAAGATCATTCCTTTGACGTACAATGTCAACTTGTTCATAAGCGAATTCTTCACCAGAAAGAACGCATTCTTGAATCTTTATCTACATCTGAAAAGAACGGTTCTCAATATGAACAAGAGATGACTTCTCTTCTTACATGGCGGAAAGAATTAATTGAAGTTTATGCAAATATTTTTACGATGAGCAATCAAAAAGGAACCGACTATATTAATAAGTGGGGGCGCGAGATGTCTCAACTTTTAGTACAGACGCGCATTCCTTTAGATGTTGCGGTAGAAGAAATTAGAAAATACCGAAGCATCATTGGCGATTTAATAAAAGATCAGGGAAATCAGCAGGATTATTCGTTGAATACGTTCTTTTCTCTTATCTCATTTTTTTACGACATGGTCGATCAAACTATCTACGCAATCAGCCTGCACTATTTGCAACAACATCAGCACCAGCTTAATACGGCTGAAACGGCGGTTGATGAATTATCCATTCCAGTTGTGGTCATTCAAGATGGTCTTGGTGTTCTTCCCCTTGTTGGAGATATTGATACGAGACGTGCTGGTTTATTAATGGAACTTGCCCTTCAAAAAAGTTCGGATGATAAGCTAAAATGGCTCATTATTGACTTATCAGGCGTTCCAATTATCGATACGATGGTTGCGGATCAGTTATTTAAAGTGGTAAGTGCGCTTAAACTACTAGGAATTGAAACGATGCTAAGCGGCATTCGTCCTGAGATCGCGCAGACGATGACCCATTTAGGCATTGAATTTGCCTCCGTTTCAACATTTTCAACTCTTCAACGAGCTCTTCAGCATATCGGCTTTAATCTAATAGAAGGCCAATAA
- the lepB gene encoding signal peptidase I: MKKSTQQEIWMWVKTILWAVAIVLLLERFVFVPTVVQGVSMMPTLQDGNRLIVSKLGEIKRFDEIVFRAPDAPKNYVKRVIGLPGDTIVLKEDQLYINGVLTPEPYLDNSKKKLAVGDYLNDDFTLEMLTGELRVPKGHLFVMGDNRPRSHDSREFGFIKTSSVIGQVEVRIWPLNKIGSTK; this comes from the coding sequence ATGAAAAAATCGACGCAGCAAGAAATCTGGATGTGGGTGAAAACCATTTTATGGGCCGTTGCGATTGTCCTATTGCTCGAGCGCTTCGTATTTGTCCCAACTGTCGTTCAGGGTGTATCAATGATGCCGACTTTACAGGATGGTAACCGCCTGATTGTGAGTAAGCTTGGTGAAATTAAGCGGTTTGACGAAATTGTGTTTCGTGCTCCAGATGCACCTAAAAATTATGTGAAACGCGTGATAGGCTTGCCGGGCGATACAATTGTTTTAAAAGAGGATCAATTATATATTAACGGAGTGCTTACCCCTGAGCCTTATCTTGACAATAGCAAGAAAAAGCTAGCAGTAGGGGATTATCTCAATGACGATTTTACACTAGAAATGCTAACAGGTGAGTTGCGAGTACCAAAAGGTCATTTGTTTGTGATGGGAGATAATCGCCCGCGTAGCCATGATAGCCGTGAGTTTGGTTTTATAAAAACATCCTCTGTGATCGGGCAGGTAGAAGTGAGAATTTGGCCGTTAAATAAAATTGGAAGCACGAAATAA
- a CDS encoding DUF420 domain-containing protein — protein MNKDKNQYVPTSTKNFAGIIITVSIIANIIILLLFFSPLGYQKDVHFDLTIFPRLNAIFNSFTFIFLLAAFYAIMKKNVRVHKGFILAAFTTTFLFLISYLSFHFLSPDTAKYGGEGILRPIYFFILITHSFLAAVIVPLALFALVWGWTMQVEKHKKIVRWTMPIWLYVSLTGVVVYLFMAPYY, from the coding sequence ATGAACAAAGACAAAAATCAATATGTACCAACGAGTACAAAGAACTTCGCCGGTATTATCATCACGGTATCTATTATTGCCAATATCATTATTTTGTTATTATTCTTCTCGCCTCTTGGGTACCAAAAAGACGTTCATTTTGATTTGACGATCTTCCCAAGACTGAATGCTATTTTTAACAGCTTTACGTTTATTTTCTTACTCGCTGCTTTTTATGCGATTATGAAAAAGAATGTTCGTGTACATAAGGGCTTCATTCTTGCAGCCTTTACGACAACCTTTTTATTTTTAATTTCATACTTATCGTTCCACTTTTTATCGCCTGATACGGCAAAATACGGTGGCGAGGGTATTCTTCGTCCGATTTACTTCTTTATTCTGATCACGCACAGCTTTTTAGCAGCCGTTATCGTTCCACTTGCTCTATTCGCCCTCGTATGGGGATGGACGATGCAAGTTGAAAAACACAAAAAAATCGTGCGCTGGACGATGCCGATTTGGCTCTATGTAAGCTTAACAGGTGTTGTCGTATACCTATTTATGGCACCTTATTATTAA
- a CDS encoding branched-chain amino acid aminotransferase — protein MNQLIELKRVTTKKDKPDLSSLGFGKHFTDHMFVMEYDKEKGWHDPRITPYEPLVLDPAAAVFHYGQAIFEGLKAYRTSDNRVLLFRPSKNIHRLNVSSERMSMPPLDEELVLEAVQQLIDLERDWIPTKEGTSLYIRPFVIATESCLGVKPALQYKFMIILSPVGAYYANQLQPVRIFVEEDYVRAVRGGVGAVKTSGNYAASLQAQLKAEKLGYDQVLWLDGVEKKYVEEVGSMNIFFKIKGEVVTPELNGSILGGITRDSVIEMLRSWNVPVHERRITIQEVYEAYQRGEIEEVFGTGTAAVISPVGELGWNDERMIINNFETGELSMKIYQEMTDIQLGRIPDPYQWTVEV, from the coding sequence TTGAATCAGCTCATCGAATTGAAGAGAGTAACCACTAAAAAGGATAAGCCAGATCTTTCGTCACTCGGTTTTGGAAAGCATTTTACAGACCACATGTTTGTAATGGAATATGACAAAGAGAAAGGATGGCACGACCCGCGCATTACACCATATGAGCCTCTTGTATTAGACCCAGCGGCAGCTGTTTTTCATTACGGTCAGGCCATTTTTGAAGGGTTAAAAGCTTATCGAACGTCAGACAATCGTGTGTTGCTGTTTCGACCGTCTAAAAATATTCATCGCTTGAATGTTTCAAGTGAACGAATGAGCATGCCACCTCTGGACGAAGAGCTTGTACTTGAAGCCGTCCAACAATTAATTGACCTAGAACGTGATTGGATTCCAACAAAAGAAGGAACATCCTTATATATTCGACCGTTTGTCATTGCAACAGAATCCTGTTTAGGCGTTAAGCCTGCTTTACAGTACAAATTTATGATTATTTTATCTCCAGTAGGTGCGTATTATGCTAACCAGCTGCAGCCGGTACGGATTTTCGTAGAGGAAGACTACGTAAGAGCCGTAAGAGGCGGCGTCGGAGCTGTGAAGACGAGTGGTAACTATGCAGCAAGTCTTCAAGCGCAGTTAAAAGCAGAGAAGCTTGGTTACGATCAAGTACTATGGCTTGATGGAGTAGAGAAGAAATATGTAGAAGAAGTAGGAAGCATGAATATCTTCTTTAAAATTAAAGGCGAAGTGGTAACCCCTGAACTAAACGGAAGTATTCTTGGCGGCATTACGCGTGATAGCGTAATTGAGATGCTAAGAAGCTGGAATGTCCCGGTTCATGAACGTCGTATTACGATTCAAGAAGTGTACGAAGCGTATCAGCGCGGGGAAATCGAAGAAGTGTTTGGTACAGGAACCGCAGCGGTTATCTCACCAGTCGGCGAACTAGGCTGGAACGATGAGCGCATGATCATTAATAACTTTGAAACAGGCGAACTATCCATGAAAATCTATCAGGAAATGACGGATATTCAGCTGGGAAGAATTCCAGATCCATATCAATGGACGGTAGAAGTGTAA
- the lepB gene encoding signal peptidase I: MSSGTKELLSWVKAIVIAVVIAFLIRQFLFTPSLVKGESMMPNLQDGNRLIVSKISKIERYDEIIFHAPDADEEYVKRVIGLPGDTVEMKNDQLYINGKAVPEPYLKQKKSEQPEGTLLTEDFTLNSLFGVEKVPKDTLFVLGDNRPASKDGRIFGFIKKDSVVGEVKLRIWPLNKIGFPK; the protein is encoded by the coding sequence ATGTCAAGTGGAACGAAAGAATTACTCTCCTGGGTTAAAGCGATTGTCATTGCGGTAGTCATCGCCTTTTTAATCCGCCAATTTTTATTTACCCCGTCTCTTGTAAAAGGAGAATCCATGATGCCTAACTTGCAGGATGGGAACCGTCTAATCGTCAGCAAAATTAGTAAAATTGAACGCTATGATGAAATTATCTTCCATGCACCGGATGCGGACGAAGAGTACGTAAAGCGTGTAATCGGTTTACCGGGCGATACGGTTGAGATGAAAAATGATCAGTTGTACATAAACGGAAAAGCGGTGCCAGAGCCCTACTTAAAACAAAAGAAATCGGAGCAGCCAGAGGGAACGCTTCTAACGGAGGATTTTACCTTAAACAGTCTTTTTGGGGTGGAGAAAGTACCAAAGGATACGCTTTTTGTATTAGGAGATAATCGTCCCGCTAGTAAAGATGGGCGCATCTTTGGATTTATAAAAAAAGACTCGGTGGTCGGAGAAGTTAAGCTCCGTATTTGGCCGCTTAATAAAATTGGGTTTCCAAAATGA
- a CDS encoding MBL fold metallo-hydrolase, translating to MSVFESVLFKTTSSVIETEDLVVVVDPTWLPFEIAEIKDHVERIRGDKELYLLFTHGDFDHIIGYGAFPDAKVIGSAGLRDHRNKQQKLAYIHQFDDEYYVDRDYDITFPVPDVVIERDGQQLQVGETILTFYLAPGHTSDGLFAIVNNTWIAGDYLSDFELPFIDHSCKHYVQTLEKAAMIIENHQDLILVPGHGKATNEREEIKRRHHMAQSYIQRLIEAVQTEEGEALDVLGEEMPYPSSFTKECHEKNIEITKSEYGS from the coding sequence TTGAGTGTATTTGAAAGTGTCTTATTTAAAACAACATCTAGCGTCATTGAAACTGAAGATCTAGTCGTCGTCGTCGATCCGACCTGGCTCCCTTTTGAGATTGCAGAAATAAAGGATCATGTCGAACGTATTCGCGGAGACAAAGAGCTTTACTTGCTTTTCACGCACGGAGATTTTGATCATATTATTGGATACGGAGCGTTTCCTGACGCAAAGGTGATTGGGAGCGCGGGACTAAGGGATCACCGAAACAAACAGCAAAAACTAGCGTATATCCACCAATTTGACGATGAATATTATGTGGATCGTGACTACGACATAACGTTTCCTGTGCCGGACGTTGTCATTGAACGTGACGGTCAGCAACTTCAAGTAGGGGAGACCATTCTAACCTTTTATTTAGCACCCGGTCACACGAGCGATGGACTTTTTGCGATTGTTAACAACACGTGGATCGCAGGAGATTATTTATCAGATTTTGAACTTCCTTTTATTGATCATAGCTGTAAGCATTATGTACAAACGTTAGAAAAGGCGGCCATGATTATTGAAAATCACCAAGACCTCATACTTGTTCCGGGACACGGAAAAGCAACGAATGAGCGAGAAGAAATAAAACGACGACATCATATGGCACAGTCATACATTCAGCGTCTCATTGAGGCGGTGCAGACTGAAGAAGGTGAAGCACTTGATGTGTTAGGAGAGGAAATGCCTTATCCTTCGTCTTTTACAAAGGAATGTCATGAAAAAAATATTGAGATCACCAAATCCGAATACGGAAGCTGA